Proteins from one Streptomyces sp. NBC_00390 genomic window:
- a CDS encoding DUF397 domain-containing protein: MHHVYNGMAATELQGVVWQKSRHSNSQGSCVEFAKLPGGDVAMRNSRHPDGPALVYTPAEIEALLLGVKDGEFDHLIAGA, from the coding sequence GTGCACCACGTGTACAACGGCATGGCGGCCACGGAGCTTCAGGGGGTCGTCTGGCAGAAGAGCAGGCACAGCAACTCGCAAGGCTCCTGTGTGGAGTTCGCCAAGCTGCCCGGCGGTGACGTGGCGATGCGCAACTCGCGGCACCCCGACGGCCCCGCACTCGTCTATACGCCGGCGGAGATAGAAGCGTTGCTTCTGGGCGTCAAGGACGGGGAGTTCGACCATCTGATCGCGGGAGCCTGA
- a CDS encoding aldehyde dehydrogenase family protein translates to MSFFTDLAHQYIDGEWRPGSGSWDIIDFNPYDGEKLASIPVATADEVDQAYRAAERAQRQWAQTNPYARRLVFERALRIIEDREAEIAETIIAELGGTHLKAGFELHLAKEFLREAVQLALRPEGRILPSPVDGKENRVYRVPVGVVGVISPFNFPFLLSIKSVAPALALGNAVVLKPHQNTPICGGSLVAKVFEDAGLPAGLLNVVITDIAEIGDALIAHPVPKAISFTGSDKVGRHVATVCAANFKHAILELGGNSALIVLDDADIDYAVDAAVFSRYVHQGQVCMAANRILVDRSVEQEFTEKFVAKVKTLKVGDPADPQTHIGPLINSSQADAVTAVVDQTIEAGATALLRGSTDGNLVAPSVLTGVPANSPVLSQEIFGPVALIIPFDGEDEAVRIANDTPYGLSGAVHTGDVERGVRLAKLIDTGMIHINDGTVHDEPIVPFGGEKHSGIGRLNGDSMVDAFTTQKWISVQHGRSQFPF, encoded by the coding sequence ATGTCCTTCTTCACCGACCTGGCCCACCAGTACATAGACGGCGAATGGAGGCCCGGCAGCGGGTCCTGGGACATCATCGACTTCAACCCGTACGACGGGGAGAAGCTGGCCTCGATCCCCGTGGCGACCGCGGACGAGGTGGACCAGGCCTACCGGGCGGCGGAGCGCGCGCAGCGCCAGTGGGCGCAGACGAACCCGTACGCGCGCCGTCTGGTCTTCGAGCGCGCCCTGAGGATCATCGAGGACCGCGAGGCGGAGATCGCCGAGACGATCATCGCGGAGCTCGGCGGCACGCATCTGAAGGCGGGCTTCGAACTGCACCTCGCCAAGGAGTTCCTGCGCGAGGCGGTCCAGCTGGCGCTGCGGCCCGAAGGCAGGATCCTGCCCTCGCCGGTCGACGGCAAGGAGAACCGGGTCTACCGCGTTCCCGTCGGCGTGGTCGGCGTCATCAGCCCGTTCAACTTCCCCTTCCTGCTGTCGATCAAGTCGGTCGCTCCTGCGCTGGCGCTCGGCAACGCCGTGGTGCTCAAGCCCCACCAGAACACGCCGATCTGCGGCGGCTCCCTGGTGGCCAAGGTCTTCGAGGACGCGGGCCTGCCCGCGGGTCTCCTCAATGTCGTGATCACCGACATCGCCGAGATAGGCGACGCGCTCATCGCGCACCCGGTCCCGAAGGCGATCTCGTTCACCGGCTCCGACAAGGTGGGCCGCCATGTCGCCACCGTCTGTGCCGCGAACTTCAAGCACGCGATCCTCGAACTCGGCGGCAACAGCGCGCTGATCGTGCTCGACGACGCCGACATCGACTATGCGGTCGACGCGGCGGTCTTCAGCCGGTACGTGCACCAGGGCCAGGTGTGCATGGCCGCCAACCGCATTCTGGTGGACCGCTCGGTGGAGCAGGAGTTCACCGAGAAGTTCGTCGCCAAGGTCAAGACGCTCAAGGTCGGTGACCCGGCCGACCCGCAGACCCACATCGGGCCGCTCATCAACTCCTCGCAGGCCGATGCGGTCACCGCCGTCGTCGACCAGACCATCGAGGCCGGCGCGACGGCCCTGCTGCGCGGGAGCACCGACGGCAATCTGGTGGCGCCCTCCGTGCTGACCGGGGTGCCGGCGAATTCGCCCGTCCTGTCGCAGGAGATCTTCGGCCCGGTGGCGCTGATCATTCCCTTCGACGGCGAGGACGAGGCGGTCCGGATCGCCAACGACACGCCGTACGGCCTGAGCGGCGCGGTGCACACGGGTGACGTGGAGCGAGGTGTGCGGCTCGCCAAGCTGATCGACACCGGCATGATCCACATCAACGACGGCACGGTCCACGACGAGCCGATCGTCCCGTTCGGCGGCGAGAAGCACTCGGGCATCGGCCGCCTGAACGGCGACTCGATGGTCGACGCGTTCACCACCCAGAAGTGGATCTCGGTGCAGCACGGGCGCTCGCAGTTCCCGTTCTGA
- a CDS encoding VOC family protein produces the protein MTEKTIPLLPCRTIQPVVDFYTALGFETTFLQKSPYPYAAVERGPVQLQFFGMKQYDPAESYAGCYIVTDDVDTLHATFRAGLKAAYGKIPLRGLPRIGPLKDMSYGMRQFLMTDPGGNSIRVGQATSKDQSLRPVPKEPFDRALHMADLFTDSKQDLPGAAKIIDRALDLIPDARPTAVQHLRLLVLRGDIAQRLGDDEPARRFLDRAAALPLTDEERESVHDSLARLEELRPWAAP, from the coding sequence ATGACCGAGAAGACCATCCCGCTCCTTCCGTGCCGGACGATCCAGCCGGTGGTCGATTTCTACACCGCCCTGGGTTTCGAGACGACATTCCTGCAGAAGAGTCCGTACCCGTACGCGGCCGTCGAGCGCGGACCCGTGCAGCTCCAGTTCTTCGGCATGAAGCAGTACGACCCCGCCGAGTCCTACGCGGGCTGCTACATCGTCACCGACGACGTCGACACGCTCCACGCGACGTTCCGCGCCGGCCTCAAGGCGGCGTACGGGAAGATCCCGCTCCGCGGCCTGCCGCGCATCGGGCCGCTCAAGGACATGTCGTACGGGATGCGGCAGTTCCTGATGACCGACCCGGGCGGCAACTCCATCCGGGTCGGGCAGGCGACCAGCAAGGACCAGAGCCTTCGGCCGGTCCCCAAGGAGCCCTTCGACCGGGCCCTGCACATGGCGGATCTCTTCACCGACTCCAAGCAGGACCTGCCGGGAGCGGCGAAGATCATCGACCGCGCACTGGACCTGATCCCGGACGCACGGCCGACCGCCGTCCAGCATCTGCGGCTCCTCGTCCTGCGCGGCGACATCGCACAGCGGCTCGGCGACGACGAGCCGGCGCGCAGGTTCCTCGACCGGGCCGCCGCGCTCCCGCTCACCGATGAGGAAAGGGAGTCGGTGCACGACAGCCTGGCCAGACTGGAGGAGCTGCGGCCTTGGGCCGCGCCCTGA
- a CDS encoding glutamate decarboxylase, with amino-acid sequence MALHKGATDDSEQENEKERRRLSLNPFYGEANPVSGMTSAPPTHRLPDGPLPPSTAYQLVHDELMLDGNSRLNLATFVTTWMEPQAGVLMSECRDKNMIDKDEYPRTAELERRCVAMLADLWHAPDPTSTVGCSTTGSSEACMLAGMALKRRWAKRNGDRYPRSARPNLVMGINVQVCWEKFCNFWEVEARLVPMEGDRFHLDPQAAADLCDENTIGVVAVLGSTFDGSYEPVADLCAALDALQERTGLDIPVHVDGASGAMVAPFIDEDLVWDFRLPRVASINTSGHKYGLVYPGVGWALWRSPADLPEELVFRVNYLGGDMPTFALNFSRPGAQVAAQYYTFVRLGRAGYRAVQQTARDIARGLAERIEALGDFQLLTRGDELPVFTFTTAPDVTSFDVFDVSRRLREQGWLVPAYTFPKNREDLSVLRMVCRNGFSADLADLLMDDLLQVLPELRRQQEPMSKDAAAVTAFHH; translated from the coding sequence ATGGCACTCCACAAGGGCGCGACCGACGACAGCGAGCAGGAGAACGAGAAGGAGCGGCGCAGACTCTCCCTCAACCCCTTCTACGGGGAGGCCAACCCGGTCAGCGGGATGACCTCCGCCCCTCCCACGCACCGGCTGCCCGACGGACCGCTGCCTCCCTCCACCGCCTACCAACTGGTCCATGACGAGCTGATGCTCGACGGCAACTCCCGGCTGAACCTCGCCACCTTCGTCACCACCTGGATGGAGCCGCAGGCCGGCGTGCTGATGTCCGAGTGCCGCGACAAGAACATGATCGACAAGGACGAGTACCCGCGCACGGCCGAACTGGAGCGCCGGTGCGTGGCGATGCTCGCCGATCTGTGGCATGCCCCGGACCCGACCTCCACGGTCGGCTGCTCCACCACGGGCTCCAGCGAGGCGTGCATGCTCGCCGGGATGGCCCTCAAACGCCGCTGGGCCAAACGCAATGGCGACCGTTACCCCCGGTCCGCCCGGCCCAATCTGGTCATGGGCATCAATGTGCAGGTCTGCTGGGAGAAGTTCTGCAACTTCTGGGAGGTGGAGGCGCGGCTGGTTCCCATGGAGGGCGACCGCTTCCATCTCGACCCGCAGGCGGCCGCCGACCTCTGCGACGAGAACACCATCGGCGTGGTGGCCGTGCTCGGGTCGACGTTCGACGGGTCCTACGAACCGGTCGCCGACCTGTGTGCGGCCTTGGACGCCCTCCAGGAGCGCACCGGCCTCGACATTCCCGTCCATGTGGACGGGGCTTCGGGGGCGATGGTGGCGCCCTTCATCGACGAGGACCTGGTCTGGGACTTCCGGCTGCCGCGGGTCGCCTCGATCAACACCTCGGGGCACAAGTACGGCCTCGTCTATCCCGGCGTCGGCTGGGCGCTATGGCGCTCGCCCGCCGATCTGCCCGAGGAGCTGGTGTTCCGGGTGAACTATCTCGGCGGCGACATGCCGACCTTCGCCCTCAACTTCTCCCGGCCGGGCGCACAGGTGGCGGCGCAGTACTACACCTTCGTCCGGCTCGGGCGGGCGGGCTACCGGGCCGTCCAGCAGACCGCCCGGGACATCGCCCGGGGCCTCGCGGAACGAATCGAGGCGCTGGGCGACTTCCAACTCCTCACCCGTGGCGACGAGTTGCCCGTCTTCACCTTCACCACAGCGCCCGATGTGACGTCCTTCGACGTGTTCGACGTCTCCCGGCGGCTGCGCGAGCAGGGCTGGCTCGTACCCGCGTACACCTTTCCGAAGAACCGTGAGGACCTCTCCGTCCTGCGCATGGTCTGCCGTAACGGCTTCTCCGCAGATCTGGCCGACCTGCTGATGGACGACCTGCTCCAGGTGCTGCCGGAGCTGCGGCGCCAGCAAGAACCCATGAGCAAGGACGCGGCGGCGGTGACCGCCTTCCACCACTGA
- a CDS encoding DinB family protein — protein MVTHVPAEAQGDERGALLNFVEAQRGAIRRSVLGLTEEQAASRPSASELSLSGLLKHVAETELNWLRMAQERPNEKARTEETWGDSFRLVDGETIPDMLAFWDTVAKETEAFIRSVPSLDDTFPLPEAPWFPKEGRVSMRWLMIHLVEEIGRHAGHADIIRESLDGKGAFDLVAEEGARSRA, from the coding sequence ATGGTCACTCACGTTCCCGCGGAGGCTCAGGGCGACGAGCGCGGCGCGCTGCTGAACTTCGTCGAGGCGCAGCGCGGGGCGATCCGCCGCTCGGTCCTCGGGCTGACCGAGGAGCAGGCCGCGAGCCGCCCGAGCGCCAGTGAGCTGTCGTTGTCCGGACTGCTCAAGCATGTGGCCGAGACCGAGCTCAACTGGCTGCGGATGGCGCAGGAGCGGCCGAACGAAAAGGCCCGCACCGAGGAGACCTGGGGCGACAGCTTCCGTCTGGTCGACGGTGAGACGATCCCGGACATGCTGGCCTTCTGGGACACGGTCGCCAAGGAGACCGAGGCCTTCATCCGCTCGGTGCCGAGTCTGGACGACACCTTTCCGCTGCCCGAGGCGCCGTGGTTCCCCAAGGAGGGCCGGGTGTCCATGCGCTGGCTGATGATCCACCTGGTGGAGGAGATCGGCCGGCACGCCGGCCACGCCGACATCATCCGCGAGTCCTTGGACGGTAAGGGCGCGTTCGACCTGGTCGCCGAGGAGGGCGCGCGGAGCAGGGCGTAG
- a CDS encoding helix-turn-helix domain-containing protein — protein sequence MRRILLGSQLRRLRESKGITREAAGYSIRASESKISRMELGRVSFKARDIEDLLTLYGVADDIERESLLGLAKEANVTGWWHSFGDVLPGWFQTYIGLEGAASLIRIYEVQFVHGLLQTEAYAHAVVTRGIPDAPVAEIDRRVALRLERQKTLVSERGPHFHAVLDEAALRRPYGDRAVMQGQLRHLIEISEQPNITLQVMPFSFGGHAGESGAFTMLRFPESDLSDIVYLEQLTSALYLDKREEVAQYERVMKRLQEDSPDPAESRDLLRGLLQLT from the coding sequence GTGCGACGCATCCTGTTGGGCTCGCAGCTGAGGCGGCTGCGGGAATCCAAAGGCATCACCCGTGAGGCCGCCGGATATTCCATCCGCGCGTCCGAATCCAAGATCAGCCGCATGGAGCTGGGCCGGGTGAGCTTCAAGGCACGGGACATCGAGGACCTGCTCACCCTCTACGGGGTGGCGGACGACATCGAGCGGGAGTCCCTGCTCGGCCTCGCCAAGGAGGCCAATGTCACCGGCTGGTGGCACAGCTTCGGCGATGTGCTGCCGGGCTGGTTCCAGACGTACATCGGCCTCGAAGGCGCCGCCTCGCTCATCCGTATCTACGAAGTGCAGTTCGTGCACGGTCTGCTGCAGACCGAGGCGTACGCGCACGCCGTCGTCACGCGCGGAATTCCGGACGCGCCCGTGGCCGAGATCGATCGCCGGGTCGCGCTGCGTCTCGAGCGCCAGAAGACGCTGGTGTCCGAGCGGGGCCCCCACTTCCATGCCGTGCTCGACGAGGCCGCGCTGCGCCGCCCGTACGGCGACCGGGCCGTGATGCAGGGGCAGTTGAGGCATCTGATCGAGATCTCCGAGCAGCCGAACATCACCCTGCAGGTGATGCCGTTCAGCTTCGGCGGGCACGCGGGCGAGAGCGGCGCGTTCACGATGCTGCGCTTCCCTGAGTCGGACCTCTCCGACATCGTCTATCTCGAGCAGCTGACCAGCGCCCTCTACCTCGACAAGCGCGAGGAGGTGGCCCAGTACGAGCGGGTCATGAAGAGGCTCCAGGAGGACAGTCCGGATCCGGCCGAGAGCCGGGACCTGCTTCGCGGACTCCTTCAACTCACGTGA
- a CDS encoding PadR family transcriptional regulator — MSAIRLLVLGAVRQHGRAHGYQVRNDLEYWGAHEWSNAKPGSIYHALKQMAKQGLLHAHETAPSTAGGPPRTEYELTGQGTEEYFTLLRESLTAYDEKLDVLSAGVGFIVDLPREEAVALLKERIRGMQEWRSSVTEYYTPEEGPESLGHIGEIMNLWVSSADSGAEWTRGLIRRIEAGAYTFAGEGEPFVGVLAEGEENPYATGEPHEGDSR, encoded by the coding sequence ATGTCAGCGATCCGTCTGCTGGTCCTGGGAGCCGTACGCCAGCACGGGCGGGCGCACGGCTACCAGGTCCGCAACGACCTGGAGTACTGGGGCGCGCACGAGTGGTCCAACGCCAAGCCCGGTTCGATCTATCACGCGCTGAAGCAGATGGCGAAGCAGGGACTGCTGCACGCTCATGAGACCGCCCCGTCGACGGCCGGCGGCCCGCCGCGCACCGAGTACGAGCTCACCGGGCAGGGCACCGAGGAGTACTTCACACTGCTCCGGGAGTCCCTGACCGCCTACGACGAGAAGCTGGACGTCCTGTCCGCGGGGGTCGGCTTCATCGTCGACCTGCCGCGGGAGGAGGCCGTGGCGCTGCTGAAGGAACGCATCCGGGGGATGCAGGAGTGGCGGTCGTCGGTGACCGAGTACTACACCCCCGAGGAGGGGCCCGAGTCGCTCGGGCACATCGGCGAGATCATGAACCTCTGGGTCTCCTCGGCGGATTCCGGAGCGGAGTGGACCCGGGGCCTGATCCGGCGGATCGAGGCCGGGGCGTACACCTTCGCGGGCGAGGGCGAGCCGTTCGTCGGAGTACTGGCGGAGGGCGAGGAGAACCCGTACGCGACAGGTGAGCCGCACGAGGGCGACAGCCGCTGA
- a CDS encoding DUF2786 domain-containing protein, with amino-acid sequence MSEVGTVGKALAAALYADGDEGLDTGASLLAADPAADDELRRRGEEYVRGAWERGWQPADVVRLVRRDLDEPHERLAAELITGESTRYGTRLAPRWQAQLAELSGVAPYRADRFSRATAVLELFRLLVRLPRIEPVAPPPGTAALLSVPSPHEPRMLSRVRALLAKAEATGYPEEAEALTAKAQELMARHSIDDALLAARTHSPETPSACRIGVDAPYETAKAILLDAVASANRCRAVWNSAFGFSTVVGFEGDLESVELLHTSLLVQGTTAMTRAEAAQRAGGRKRTKTFRQSFLMAYATRLGEHLSAVADEVVTQDLLPVLASRDVAVADRADRMFPETTTTRVRGVTDLGGWQDGTAAADRAEVAGGRRRLGGTRAGDDRR; translated from the coding sequence GTGAGTGAGGTCGGCACGGTCGGGAAGGCACTGGCCGCAGCGTTGTACGCGGACGGCGACGAGGGGCTCGACACGGGCGCGTCGCTGCTGGCCGCGGATCCGGCCGCCGACGACGAGCTGCGGCGGCGCGGCGAGGAGTACGTCCGCGGCGCCTGGGAGCGCGGCTGGCAGCCGGCCGATGTCGTACGCCTCGTACGCCGTGACCTCGACGAGCCGCATGAGCGGCTGGCGGCTGAGCTGATCACGGGAGAGTCGACGCGGTACGGCACTCGGCTCGCGCCGCGCTGGCAGGCGCAGCTCGCCGAACTGTCGGGCGTCGCCCCCTACCGGGCGGACCGTTTCTCCCGCGCGACGGCCGTGCTCGAGCTGTTCCGGCTGCTGGTCCGCCTCCCGCGGATCGAGCCGGTCGCGCCGCCCCCGGGCACGGCCGCCCTGCTCTCCGTACCGTCGCCGCACGAACCGCGCATGCTCTCCCGTGTCCGCGCGCTGCTCGCGAAGGCCGAGGCGACGGGCTACCCGGAGGAGGCGGAGGCGCTCACGGCGAAGGCGCAGGAGCTGATGGCGCGCCACAGCATCGACGACGCGCTGCTGGCTGCGCGCACGCACAGCCCCGAGACCCCCTCCGCCTGCCGGATCGGCGTGGACGCGCCGTACGAGACGGCCAAGGCGATCCTTCTCGATGCCGTGGCCTCGGCGAACCGCTGCCGCGCGGTGTGGAACAGCGCCTTCGGCTTCTCGACGGTCGTCGGCTTCGAAGGGGACCTGGAGTCGGTCGAGCTGCTCCACACCTCGCTCCTCGTCCAGGGCACGACGGCCATGACCCGTGCCGAGGCGGCGCAGCGCGCGGGCGGCCGCAAGCGCACGAAGACCTTCCGCCAGTCCTTCCTGATGGCGTACGCGACCCGGCTCGGCGAGCATCTGTCGGCGGTGGCCGACGAGGTGGTCACCCAGGACCTGCTGCCGGTCCTGGCCTCGCGGGACGTGGCGGTGGCGGACCGCGCGGACCGGATGTTCCCCGAGACCACGACCACACGGGTCCGCGGCGTCACCGACCTCGGCGGCTGGCAGGACGGCACGGCTGCGGCGGACCGGGCCGAGGTCGCGGGAGGCCGGCGCCGGCTGGGCGGGACGCGTGCCGGCGACGACCGGCGGTGA
- a CDS encoding ATP-binding protein, producing the protein MGTNGSTMLEPLRQGLPPIDPAAVSSSASCALPARYEAVRGARRFTRTTLGKWELDDRFDDVALVVSELVTNALRHAVPAPDAAREPAQEPAVRLHLMRWTSRLVCAVRDPSQDGPATRETDEDFSAESGRGLFLVDSFSDGWGWHPLAGSLHGKVVWALFRVGKPA; encoded by the coding sequence ATGGGGACGAATGGATCGACCATGCTCGAGCCGTTACGGCAGGGGCTTCCGCCGATCGATCCCGCGGCCGTCTCCAGCTCCGCCTCGTGCGCCCTTCCCGCCCGCTACGAAGCGGTCCGCGGAGCCCGCCGGTTCACGAGGACGACGCTCGGCAAGTGGGAACTCGACGACCGCTTCGACGATGTCGCGCTGGTCGTGTCCGAACTCGTCACCAACGCACTGCGGCACGCCGTGCCCGCCCCCGACGCCGCGCGCGAGCCGGCCCAGGAACCTGCGGTACGGCTGCATCTGATGCGCTGGACGAGCCGCCTGGTGTGTGCGGTCCGCGACCCCAGCCAGGACGGCCCGGCGACCCGCGAGACCGACGAGGACTTCTCCGCGGAGTCGGGCCGCGGGCTCTTCCTGGTCGATTCCTTCAGCGACGGCTGGGGCTGGCACCCGCTCGCCGGTTCGCTGCACGGCAAAGTGGTCTGGGCACTGTTCCGCGTGGGCAAGCCCGCGTGA
- a CDS encoding ABC transporter ATP-binding protein: protein MTSTAVRLTALRRVHRDVTALDGVDLDLPSGSFTAVMGPSGSGKSTLLQCAAGLDRPTSGRVEIDGTDLGGLSERRLTLLRRDRIGFVFQSFNLLPSLTAAQNVALPLRLAGRRPSRAAVREALTQVGLEGRAGHRPGQLSGGQQQRVALARALITRPAVLFGDEPTGALDTVTSREVLTLLRAMVDREGQTVVMVTHDPVATAFADRVVLLVDGRIAGELTTPTAGQVASHLAGLETARSSGPETARCPDPETARC from the coding sequence ATGACCTCAACTGCCGTACGGCTCACCGCACTCCGACGCGTCCACCGCGACGTCACGGCGCTCGACGGTGTCGACCTCGACCTCCCCAGCGGCTCCTTCACCGCCGTCATGGGGCCTTCCGGCTCCGGCAAGTCGACGCTGCTGCAGTGCGCCGCCGGACTCGACCGGCCCACCTCCGGGCGGGTGGAGATCGACGGCACCGACCTCGGCGGGCTGAGCGAGCGCCGCCTGACACTGCTGCGGCGGGACCGGATCGGGTTCGTGTTCCAGTCGTTCAATCTGCTGCCGTCGCTGACGGCCGCGCAGAACGTCGCCCTGCCGCTGCGGCTGGCCGGCAGGCGGCCGTCCCGTGCGGCGGTGCGGGAGGCCTTGACGCAGGTGGGTCTGGAGGGACGCGCGGGGCACCGCCCGGGGCAGCTGTCCGGCGGCCAGCAGCAGCGTGTGGCCCTGGCGCGGGCGCTGATCACCCGGCCGGCCGTGCTCTTCGGCGACGAGCCGACGGGAGCGCTGGACACGGTCACGAGCCGCGAGGTGCTGACGCTGCTCAGGGCGATGGTGGACCGGGAGGGTCAGACCGTCGTGATGGTCACCCACGACCCGGTGGCGACGGCGTTCGCGGACCGGGTCGTGCTGCTGGTCGACGGCCGGATCGCCGGCGAGCTCACCACGCCCACGGCCGGGCAGGTCGCGTCGCACCTGGCGGGTCTGGAGACGGCGCGGAGCTCGGGTCCCGAGACGGCGCGGTGCCCGGATCCGGAGACCGCGCGGTGCTGA